The following is a genomic window from uncultured Draconibacterium sp..
ATATCGAGCTTGATCCTGAGGTGGTTGACGACATACACAAGGCTGGTGGTACCATTCTTGGTTCGTCGCGTGGAGTGCAACCTGCAGAAACGATTGTTGACACACTTGAACGCCTGAATATAAACATACTTTTTACCATTGGTGGCGACGGCACACAGCGCGGAGCACATGCAATTGCCGAGGAAATTAAGAAGCGGGATCTGAAAATATCAATTGCCGGTATTCCAAAAACGATTGATAACGACATTAACATGATTGAGCGTTCTTTTGGTTTCGAAACGGCTTTTTCCATTGCCATGACGGTTATTCAGAATGCACACTATGAAGCAAAAGGCGTATACAACGGCATTGCAGTTATAAAGCTTATGGGGCGCGATTCAGGATTTATTGCTGCAAACGCTGCATTGGCCTGCCCCGATGTAAATTTTGTACTGATACCGGAAATGAATTTCGATCTTGATGGAGAAAAAGGCTTTCTAAATGTTCTGAAAAAAAGGCTTCAGGAAAAGCAACATGCGGTAATTGTTGTTGCCGAAGGTGCCGGTCAGTTCTTTTTCGGAAAAGACAACAAAAGTACCGTTGAGAATAAAGTTTACGAAGATATCGGCTTATACATACGAGATAAAATTCGTGAGGAATTCGAAGCCTCAGACATCCCATTTTCGCTAAAATACATCGACCCAAGTTATATTTTACGCAGTACACCAGCCAACGCCAACGACAGTAAATTTTGTTTTCAACTGGCACAAAATGCGGTACATGCAGCAATGGCCGGAAGAACTGATTTTCTAGTGGGTTACTGGCAGGGAGCTTTCACAATTTTACCAATTTCGTTGGCTACAAAAGAACGTAAAAAAGTGAACCTCGAAGGAAACCTTTGGGGAAGTGTTATGGAAGCTACCGGGCAACCTGTTTGTATGAAAAACAACCCTGTTTAGAAAGCTCCAATTCTTTTTCTTTTTTCCCTGTGTAAACAGTGC
Proteins encoded in this region:
- a CDS encoding ATP-dependent 6-phosphofructokinase, which translates into the protein MAEEFYVERLGKCTVKSPLNLSTVEGDGIFDFTRDDERILYYNTVSKVKEQLEKGEEPLSFERAGPREHLYFEPAKTRVAIVTCGGLCPGLNNVIRGIVNNLWERYGVKKIYGIKYGYSGFIPEYNFPYIELDPEVVDDIHKAGGTILGSSRGVQPAETIVDTLERLNINILFTIGGDGTQRGAHAIAEEIKKRDLKISIAGIPKTIDNDINMIERSFGFETAFSIAMTVIQNAHYEAKGVYNGIAVIKLMGRDSGFIAANAALACPDVNFVLIPEMNFDLDGEKGFLNVLKKRLQEKQHAVIVVAEGAGQFFFGKDNKSTVENKVYEDIGLYIRDKIREEFEASDIPFSLKYIDPSYILRSTPANANDSKFCFQLAQNAVHAAMAGRTDFLVGYWQGAFTILPISLATKERKKVNLEGNLWGSVMEATGQPVCMKNNPV